TGTCGAAGAGCGCGGCGGCGACACCGACGTCCACACCGAGGCCGGAGGCCGTCCAGTCCCCCGTTCCGCCGCCGCCGATGTGCTCCCGCAGGTACTTCACGCTGGTGCCCACCGACAGCAGGCCGCGCCGGTAGGCGACCGACCCGACACCGAGCACGTGGTAGGCCGAAATGAGCGCGCCCGTCGCCAGCCCGCGGTCGCCGCCGAAAGCCGGGTCCGGAACGATGACGCTGTCGCCGCCGAGATCCAGGTATACGAGGCCGAGCCCGAGATGGAAGCGGCCGATCCGCACCGCCCCGGCTCCGGTGGAGAGCGTGGAGCCGAAGAAGGCACGTTCCTGGCTCACCCCGAACGCTACCCGGCGGATCGGCGCCAGGCCGGCGGGGTTCACGAAGACGCTGCCCTCGTCGCCGACCACCGCGGCGTACGCCCCGCCCAGCGCCAGCGTCCGCGGGGTGGCCGGCACCTCGAGCAGGATCCCCGCGGTCGTGCCGGTGCCCTGCGCCGCCAGGCCGTGCGCGACGGGGAACGCGAGCGTTAGGAGGACCAGAGCGCGCCGCATGACGCCTCGAATGTGGGGCTGCGCGCCCGCCCGCAGCAAGGTGCGCGCCCCGCCGCGACTCAGCGGATGCGTAGCACGGCCAGCTGGGCGCCCGCGTTGGCCGGCAACGCGTTGCCGTTGGAGGCGCGGAAGGTGATGTCGAATCCCGCACCATCAGCGGCCTGGGTGACCAGGACGTATGCGCCCGACCCTGACTTCATGGTGCCACCTACGCTGAACGCGGTCCCGGTCGGCGCCGACGGCACCAACGGATACGGGCGGTCGAAGAACGACCCGTACCTGGGGCTCGCGTTCAAGGCGGCGTACCTGGCGCGGAACCGCCAGAAGTCGTACGTGAGCGCCTGCGGCGGCGTGAATCCCGGCAGGTCGGTGGCATACACCGCGAGCGCCCAGCGCCCGAGCAACGTCGCCAGGGGCGTGCGGGTCACCGCGACTACGTTCGCCTCGCCGGTGTTGGTGGTCTGCACCAGCCGCCTCAGCACCGGAGCACCGAACCGGTCCGCTACGTAACGGATGAAGAGCCACGCGCCGCCACGCTCTTCGAGGGTCCCGGTAGACGACTCGGTAACCACCGCATTCGCACTCGGATCCTTCAGGTAGAGGAACGCGTCATACAGGTTGCCGACCAGGAACTGATCGGCGGCCGAGGTGTTGTTCAAGCTGTCGTAGTGCAGCCCGCCCAGCTCCTCGGCCAGGTGCGACAGCGCCTCGTTGAGCCACAGCACCTCGGTGTCCCCGTTCCGTATCAGCGCGTGCTGGTTGAACGAGATCATGTGCTGGAACTCGTGGATGAACGTCGACGGCAGCAGGGCCTTCACCGTGGCCACGCTGCGCGCGCAACGCGTGCTCGGCGGCGAAAGCTCCGGCAGGAACCCGTAGATGACCTCGCCATTGTTGTACAGGGTGCGCGTGCTCGGGAAGATATCGGCGCCGAGGAAGAACCCGACGATGAACGATTCATCGCACTCCGGCTTCGGCACCAGCCCGTTCACCGTCTTGGTGAGGAGCACGATCACCACGCCGTTGGCGTCCACGTCCGACTCCGCACCGAACGCGGCGCTGTCAATCGGATAGAGGACGTCGTCGAACTGCTGGCCGAGTTGGGCGATGTCGCTCGAGCTGAGACCGTTGGCCGGCGCGCTATCGTCCACGAAGATGGCCGCGTGCACGCCTACGTAGCTCGCGGTCGCTGGGACGTTATCGAACGTGGCGCACCCGGTCGCGTCGAGGCTCGCGCAGACCTTGAAGGTGCGCTGGGAACCCACGGTCGGAGGTGGAGCCGGGGCCGGCGGCGCGGCCGCCGCCCGGACGCCCGATGCGCGGCCCGCCCGAACGAGCTCAGAGTCCCAGCGCCGCAGCGCGTCGTGGAACCGGGCTCGAGGGTCGGCCGGCTGGAACACCCGATCGGCAAGGAGCGCCGGCTGCTCGCTGAACTCGGCGCTTCCCATGGTGAAGCCGGCGCTCACGCCGGAAGTCCCGGTGGCGAACTGGCCGACCACCAGGTACTGCGCCCCCGCCGCGGCGGCCGCCGGGAAGCGGACCCTCCCGCTCACCTGCGAGCCTGCGAGCAGCGCGTACTCCGTTGCGCCCAGCGACACTTCGGCGCTCACCGGCGGCGGCTGGGTCACGTCTCCGCGGCCGCCGCACGCGGCCAGCACCGCCACAGCCGAGCCCGCCATCCCGCCGCGAAAAACCCTGACAACGCTCAAGTTCCGCACCCACGACCTCCTGAAGGTTGGACTACGCTCGCGGGGCGTCGCGACGGTGTCAAGGACATCCGTCACATTGCTTTGACAGCCCCCAGCCGCGCCGCTAGCTTGCGCCAAGCGATGCCCTTCGTACACCTCCATACCCATTCCGAATACTCGCTGCTCGACGGCGCCAACCGTATCTCCGACCTCGTGGCGCGCGTCAAGGAGCTCGGGATGGACAGCCTCGCGCTCACCGACCACGGCAACATCTTCGGCGCCTGGACCTTCCACGAGCAGGCGCGGGCCGCCGGCATCCGGCCAATCCTCGGCTTCGAGGCGTACGTCGCGTTCGGCTCGCGGCACGCCCGGGAGAAACAGCCCGACGCCCCCGGCAATTACAGCCATCTCGTGCTCCTCGCCAGCAACCGCGACGGCTACCGCAACCTCGTCCGTCTGACGTCCATCGGCTTCCTCGAAGGCTACTATCGCCGCCCGCGCATCGACCGTGAAACATTGGAGAGATACTCCGATGGCCTGGTCTGCCTGTCGGCGTGCCTCACCGGCGAGGTCGCGCTCTGGCTGCGCCAGGGCCGGATCGACCAGGCGCGCGAGTCCGCGGAGTGGCACGCCCGGCTCTTCGGCGAGGGCAACTACTGGCTCGAGGTCCAGAACCATGGCATCGCCGACGAGGCGCTCGTCCAGGAGGGCGTGTTCCGGCTCGCGCAGGAGCTGGGCCTCGGAGTCGTGGCCACCAACGACGCCCACTACCTGAGACGCGAGGACGCCCCCGCGCACGACGTCCTCCTTGCCATCGGGACCGGCAAGGACCTGAACGATCCCAAACGCTTCCGCTTCGAGGGGACCGAGAGCTACCTGAAGTCGGAAGAGGAGATGCGGCGGGTCTTCCCGGCGCGTGACGAGCTCTTCTCCGACACCCAGCGCATCGCCGACCGCTGCGAGTTCGATTTCGAGAAGCGCTTCTTCCTGCCCGAGTTCCCGCTCCCGGCGGGGACGTCCAGTGCGGACGAGCTGCTGGTGCGCCTGGCCACCGAGGGTGCGCACCGCAGGTACCGCTCCCCGCTCGCCGCTCCCGTGCAGGAACGCCTCGACTACGAGTTGGGCGTCATCACCAAGGTGGGCTACTCGGGCTACTTCCTGATCGTCGCCGACTTCATCCGCGAAGCGCGCGCCCGGGACATCCCGGTCGGTCCCGGCCGTGGCTCGGCCGCCGGCTCGCTCGTCTCGTACTCCCTCGGCATCACCAACGTGGACCCGCTGAAGTTCGACCTGCTGTTCGAGCGGTTCCTCAATCCTGAGCGCATCTCGCCGCCGGACATCGACGTGGACTTCTGCGAGGAGCGGCGCGGCGAGATCATCGAGTACGTCCGCGAGCGGTACGGCCGCCAGTCGGTCGGCCAGATCGTGACCTTCGGGACGATGAAGGCCCGCGCCGCGGTGAAGGACGTCGCGCGCGTCCTCGGCATCCCTCCGGGCGAGGCCGACCGGCTCACCAAGCTCATCCCGTTCAACCCGGGACAGCCCGCGGTGACGCTGCCCGAAGCGATCGAGATGGTGGGCGAGCTGAAGGAGCTGGTGCGGCAGAACCCGATGTACCAGAAGCTGGTCGGGTACGCCAGCGCTATCGAAGGGCTCGCGCGACACATCTCCGTGCACGCCGCCGGCATCGTCATCGCTCCGGGGCCGCTTACCGACTACGTGCCGGTGTGCACGATGCCCGGCCGTGGCACCGGCTCCGGCGCCGCCGCCGACGCCATCATCACGCAGTACGACATGGTCGGTCTCGAGAAGATCGGCATGTTGAAGATGGACTTCCTCGGGCTCACCACGCTCACCGTGCTCCGGCGCGCCAGCCTCACCATCCGGGACCGCCACGGCGTCATGCTGGACCTGGACACCCTGCCGCTCGACGACCCTGAGGCCTACCGGCTGCTGCGCGAGGGACGGACCGCCGGCGTCTTCCAGTTCGAGTCGAGTCTCGCCACGGACGCGCTGGTGCGAATGCGGTGCGACCGGTTCGACGACCTCGTAGCCACCAACGCGCTAGTGCGCCCCGGGCCGCTCGACAGCGGCATGCACCTGGTCTACATCCGGCGCAAGCGCGGCGAGGAGCCGGTCCGCTACGCGCTCCCCGAGCTCGAGGGGATCCTGTCGCCCACCTACGGCGTCATCGTCTATCAGGAACAGCTGATGCGGATCGCCAACGTCCTCGCGGGCTACTCGCTCGCCGAGGCCGACGTGCTCCGCAAGGCCGTGGGGAAGAAGAAGCAGGAGATGATCGACGAGGAGCTCGGCCGCTTCGTGAATCGCTGTGTGGAGCTGGGCCACAAGAAGAAGGTGGTCGAGGACATCGCGGCCCAGATCAAGACCTTCGGTCGGTACGGCTTCAACAAGTCGCACTCCGTCGCCTATTCCATCGTCTCCTATCAAACGGCGTGGCTCAAAGCGCACTACCCAGCCGAGTTCATGGCGGCGATACTCTCCTCCGCCATCGGCGACACCAAGGCGGTCGTCAAGTACATCGCCGCGTGCCGGGAGATGGACATCGAGGTGCTGCCGCCCGACGTGAACGAGTCGGGGTGGCACTTCACCGTCGTGGGCGACCGCCGCATCCGGTTCGGGCTCGGCGCCATCCGGAACGTCGGGCGCGGCGCCGCCGACTCGATCCTGGCCGCCCGCGGGCAGGGACCCTTCACGACGCTCGACGATTTCGTCTCGCGGATCGACCTGCGCCTGAGCAACAAACGGGTGCTCGAGGCGCTCGTCGCCTCCGGCGCCGGCGACGGCCTGGGCGGCCACCGCGCCCAGCTTTTCGAGGCGCTCGACGCCGTGGTCGCGGAGGCCAGCCTCCGCCAGGCTGAGACCGCGGCCGGTCAGGGGACCCTGTTCGGCGGCGAGGCCAGGGACTCGGGGCCACTGGCCCACCCGCCCCGGCCCCTCCCGCTGGTCCGGGAGTGGACGGAGGCCGAGCGGCTTGCGCGGGAAAAGGAATTGGTGGGATTCTTCGTCTCCGGACACCCGCTCAACCGGTTCACGGCCGAGGTCGCCCTCTTCGGCAGCCACACCACCGCCGACCTGGGCCAGTGGAGGGAGGGCCCGGTCCAGGTCGCCGCGGTCGTCACGGCGGTACGCCGGCAGACGGCGAAGAAGACCGGCGCCGAGTGGGCGAAGCTGACGATCGAGGACTTCCACGGCGCGGCGGAGTGCCTCGCCTTCCCCGAGGCCTGGAAGAAACTCTCGGGGGTGATCGTGCCGGACGGCGCCTACCTCTTCACCGGTGGCTACTCCCTGCGGGACCGCGGCGAGGAGGACGCTCCGTTCATCGTGGAGAGCGTCGAGCCCCTGGTCGGGCTGCGGAACAGCGGGCGCGTGGCGCTCGCCCTGCGCTGGGGCGCGAAGAGCCGCCTGGCGGCGGACGCGGGCCGCGCCATCGCCGCGGTGTGCGCGGCGCACCCCGGCTCCGCGCCGGTGCTGGTGGAGTTCAGTGACGACAACGGCGGCGAGTCGTCGGCGCGCTTCCGGGCGCGCGGGCTGCGCGTCGCCCTCGACGATGACCTCATCCGTGCGCTGCGCGAACTGCTCGGCGCCGAAGGGGTCGCACTCGTGAAGGCGGGGTGAACTGATGGCCGCAGCGTTCGCGCTGGAGTTCGAGAAGCCCATCGCCGAACTGGAGCGCCAGATCGAGGAGCTCCGGCGTTTGGCCACCCAGCGCAACCTCGACGTGGGGCGGGAGATAGCGCCCCTCGAGCGGAAGCTGGCCGACCTGCGACAGGAGATCTACGGCAACTTGACGCCCTTCCAGCGGGTGCAGGTGGCGCGCCATCCGCGGCGTCCCTACGCGCTCGACTACCTCAACACCGTCTTCGGCGACTTCTTCGAGCTGCACGGCGACCGGCTCTTCCGCGACGACCCGGCGATCGTCGCCGGCGCCGCGCGGCTGGGCGGCCGGAGCGTGGTGGTGATCGGCCAGCAGAAAGGCCGCGACACCAAGGAGAACCTGAAGCGCAACTTCGGCATGCCCCACCCGGAGGGCTACCGCAAGTCGATGCGCCTGATGAAGCTGGCCGAACGGTTCCGGATGCCGGTGATCACGCTCATCGACACGCCCGGCGCGTATCCGGGCCTCGGCGCGGAAGAGCGCGGCCAAGCGGAAGCCATCGCCAGCAGCCTGGAGCTGATGGCGACCCTGCGCGTCCCGATCGTCGCGGCGGTCATCGGCGAGGGCGGCTCCGGCGGCGCGCTCGCCCTCGGCGTGGCCGACCGGGTGCTGATGTTCGAGAACTCCGTATACTCCGTGATCTCGCCCGAAGGGTGCGCCGCGATCCTGTGGAAGGACGCCACGCAGCGCGAGCGCGCCGCGGAGGCGCTCAAGCTCACCGCGCCCGACCTCCTCGCGCTCGGCCTGATAGACGCGATCATCCCCGAGCCCCCGGGCGGCGCGCACACCGACCCGGATGGCGCGGCCGCGGCTCTCAGCGAGGCCCTCGCGCGCCACCTCAGCGACCTCGATAGCCTATCCCCGGACGACCTGGTCCGCCGCCGGAGCCAGAAGTTCCTCCAGATGGGGAAGTTCGAGGAGAGTTGAGCGTGCCCCAGCTGGTCGAAGTGAAGTTCAAGGGCAATCGTAAGGCCTTCTTCGAATGGCACGAGCCCGAGCCGCTGCGTGCGGCGGAGCCGGTCGTCGTCGAGTCCGAGCGCGGCGTGGATTTCGGCCTCGTGTCGGCCACGGGGAAGACGGCGGAGCTCAAGTGCGAGCGCTGCACCGGATGCGCGCTGGGCGGCGAGCGCGGCGAGCGCGGCGAGTCCCACGCCAAGCGACCGCCGGAGCCCACGCGCCGCGTCATCCGCCGCGCGAACCCCGCCGACCGGCGCACCGCGGACGACCTGCGCCGCTCGGAGGACGACGCCCGCCGCAAGGTCCGCGAGCGGGTCACCGCGCTCAACCTCACGATGAAAGTCTCCGACACCGAGTGGCAGTGGGACCGCAACAAGCTCACCATCTACTTCACGGCGGATAAACGCGTCGACTTCCGCGGGCTGGTACGCGAGCTCGCGTCGCACTTCCGAACCCGCATCGAGCTGCGCCAGATCGGCGTTCGCGACGAAGCGGCCCGCCTCTCCGGCATCGGACGGTGCGGGCGCGAGCTCTGCTCGGCGAGTTGGCTACCCGAGCTGCGCCCCATCGGCCTGCAGATCGCCAAGGACCAGCGGCTCAGCCTCAACCCGACGCAGATCTCCGGGCCCTGCGGCCGGCTCCTCTGCTGCCTGCGATTCGAGCATGAATTCTACGTGCAGCAGCGCAAGCGGTTCCCCAAGGAGGGCAAGGTCCTCCAGACCGCGCGGGGGAACGAGAAGGTGGCGGCGATCGACATCTTCCGCG
The window above is part of the Gemmatimonadales bacterium genome. Proteins encoded here:
- the dnaE gene encoding DNA polymerase III subunit alpha, whose protein sequence is MPFVHLHTHSEYSLLDGANRISDLVARVKELGMDSLALTDHGNIFGAWTFHEQARAAGIRPILGFEAYVAFGSRHAREKQPDAPGNYSHLVLLASNRDGYRNLVRLTSIGFLEGYYRRPRIDRETLERYSDGLVCLSACLTGEVALWLRQGRIDQARESAEWHARLFGEGNYWLEVQNHGIADEALVQEGVFRLAQELGLGVVATNDAHYLRREDAPAHDVLLAIGTGKDLNDPKRFRFEGTESYLKSEEEMRRVFPARDELFSDTQRIADRCEFDFEKRFFLPEFPLPAGTSSADELLVRLATEGAHRRYRSPLAAPVQERLDYELGVITKVGYSGYFLIVADFIREARARDIPVGPGRGSAAGSLVSYSLGITNVDPLKFDLLFERFLNPERISPPDIDVDFCEERRGEIIEYVRERYGRQSVGQIVTFGTMKARAAVKDVARVLGIPPGEADRLTKLIPFNPGQPAVTLPEAIEMVGELKELVRQNPMYQKLVGYASAIEGLARHISVHAAGIVIAPGPLTDYVPVCTMPGRGTGSGAAADAIITQYDMVGLEKIGMLKMDFLGLTTLTVLRRASLTIRDRHGVMLDLDTLPLDDPEAYRLLREGRTAGVFQFESSLATDALVRMRCDRFDDLVATNALVRPGPLDSGMHLVYIRRKRGEEPVRYALPELEGILSPTYGVIVYQEQLMRIANVLAGYSLAEADVLRKAVGKKKQEMIDEELGRFVNRCVELGHKKKVVEDIAAQIKTFGRYGFNKSHSVAYSIVSYQTAWLKAHYPAEFMAAILSSAIGDTKAVVKYIAACREMDIEVLPPDVNESGWHFTVVGDRRIRFGLGAIRNVGRGAADSILAARGQGPFTTLDDFVSRIDLRLSNKRVLEALVASGAGDGLGGHRAQLFEALDAVVAEASLRQAETAAGQGTLFGGEARDSGPLAHPPRPLPLVREWTEAERLAREKELVGFFVSGHPLNRFTAEVALFGSHTTADLGQWREGPVQVAAVVTAVRRQTAKKTGAEWAKLTIEDFHGAAECLAFPEAWKKLSGVIVPDGAYLFTGGYSLRDRGEEDAPFIVESVEPLVGLRNSGRVALALRWGAKSRLAADAGRAIAAVCAAHPGSAPVLVEFSDDNGGESSARFRARGLRVALDDDLIRALRELLGAEGVALVKAG
- a CDS encoding acetyl-CoA carboxylase carboxyltransferase subunit alpha, producing the protein MAAAFALEFEKPIAELERQIEELRRLATQRNLDVGREIAPLERKLADLRQEIYGNLTPFQRVQVARHPRRPYALDYLNTVFGDFFELHGDRLFRDDPAIVAGAARLGGRSVVVIGQQKGRDTKENLKRNFGMPHPEGYRKSMRLMKLAERFRMPVITLIDTPGAYPGLGAEERGQAEAIASSLELMATLRVPIVAAVIGEGGSGGALALGVADRVLMFENSVYSVISPEGCAAILWKDATQRERAAEALKLTAPDLLALGLIDAIIPEPPGGAHTDPDGAAAALSEALARHLSDLDSLSPDDLVRRRSQKFLQMGKFEES
- the ricT gene encoding regulatory iron-sulfur-containing complex subunit RicT produces the protein MPQLVEVKFKGNRKAFFEWHEPEPLRAAEPVVVESERGVDFGLVSATGKTAELKCERCTGCALGGERGERGESHAKRPPEPTRRVIRRANPADRRTADDLRRSEDDARRKVRERVTALNLTMKVSDTEWQWDRNKLTIYFTADKRVDFRGLVRELASHFRTRIELRQIGVRDEAARLSGIGRCGRELCSASWLPELRPIGLQIAKDQRLSLNPTQISGPCGRLLCCLRFEHEFYVQQRKRFPKEGKVLQTARGNEKVAAIDIFRETVTLRAEDGSPRTVALADLKQEVERGGATAAAQPAVAPMESVDTAAQALAGEARPSEQAPGQDASRPDRRRRRGRRRRRP